The following nucleotide sequence is from Gloeocapsa sp. PCC 73106.
AAGCATTTACCATCGGAGGAGCGATCGCCGGAATAGCAGGGGCTTTCTACGCTTGGCAATTTAGCGTTTACCCCGATAATTTTGAACCCTTAATTACCTTTAACACATGGGTGATCGTCGTCTTAGGTGGTGCAGGTAACAATCTGGGTACCATTCTAGGAGCTATTATCTTTTGGGTAAGTTTTGAACCCTTAACGCGTTATCTCACCTCCAGTGAATTAGGAATTCTCAAACCAGATCAACAAGGCTCCGTGCGCATCATGCTTATCGGTTTGATTTTGATGATTCTAATGCTCTGGCAACCCCAGGGTATCTTGGGCAAAAAAGAAGAACTAACCTTGAATAAATGAATGAACCTTTATTAATAGCTTCTCAACTCTCCAAACACTTTGGCGGTATTAAAGCCGTCGATCAAGCCGGTATCACCGTCAAAAAAAATAGTATAACCGGTTTAATTGGTCCTAATGGCGCAGGGAAGAGCACATTTTTTAATTTACTCTCCAATTTTATACCCCCTGATAGCGGCTCCGTTATGTTTGATGGTATTCTTACCAATCGTCTTAAACCCCATCAAATCGCTCAAAAAGGCTGCGTCCGTACTTTTCAAGTAGCGCGAGTTCTCTCACGTCTCTCAGTCTTAGAAAATATGTTACTCGGCGCCCAACAACAAACCGGGGAAAATTTTATCAAAGTTTGGTTCCAACAGAGACAAATTCGGCAGCAGGAGCGCAAAAACCGAGAAAAAGCTCTAGATATTCTTAATGACCTAGGATTAATCGCTAAAGCCAACGACTACGCCGGGGCACTTTCAGGAGGTCAAAGAAAACTCCTAGAAATGGCTAGAGCTTTAATGGCTGAGCCTAAGTTAATTCTCCTCGATGAACCCGCCGCAGGCGTTAATCCCGCTCTAATTGAGAAAATCTGCCAACATATACTTAATTGGCATAGCCAGGGCATTTCTTTTTTAATTATCGAGCACAACATGGATGTAGTCATGTCCCTGTGCGAACATATTTGGGTACTAGCTGAAGGCAAAAATCTCGCTGACGGTACTCCCGCCGAAATTCAAAACAATCGAGCAGTTTTAGAAGCCTATTTAGGACCACAATAATTAAGTTTGGTTGAATAAAGCACTCTAAACTTTCTGGGCAGATTACCCTAGGGAAAAACTCTTTTACTTAAAAAATATGACAATTATCGCTAACTCACTAACGACTGTTCTCTTTTGCCTATCAGGTTTGCTCATGATTCCTCAAACCAACAAACAACAATCTACTGGAGAATATCCTCCCGAAATGGCTGAGAATTTCATCACAAGTTGCATCGACGCAGCCACAGGCGATGGGGTAGATCCTCAACTCGCTCAAAATATCTGTAAATGTTACCTTAAAGAAATACAAGCACAATACACTTACGAAGAGTTTAAAGAAGTCGATCGCCAAGTCGCTGAAGGTCAACCTCTTCCCCCTCAGTTCAATAAAATCGTCAATGACTGTATTGCTCAAAACGTCAATTAAACCATGCGCCTAGTTTTTTTCGGAACTCCCCAATTTGCTGTACCCTCTTTAGAAGCTTTATTGCAACATCAGGATTTGGAAGTGATCGCTGTAGTCACCCAACCCGATAAGCGCAGGGGTAGAGGAAGTCAGTTAACCCCTTCTCCAGTTAAACAAGTGGCCATAGCCCATAACCTACCAGTATGGCAACCTAAACGCTTGAAAAAAGATACTGATACCTTGGTTAAATTGCAACAAGTAGCAGCCGATTGCTTCGTCGTCGTTGCTTACGGACAAATTCTTTCTCAGCAAGTCTTGTCTGTGCCCAAATTTGGATGTGTAAATGTCCATGGCTCTATTTTGCCCAAATATCGAGGCGCAGCACCCATTCAATGGAGTATCTATCATGGCGATCGCCAAACCGGAATTACCACCATGCTGATGGATAAAGGTATGGACACAGGACCTATGCTACTTAAATCTTATCTTGATATAGGATTACTAGATAATGCCCATCAACTTGCCCATACTCTAGCCAATCAAGGCGCCGAACTATTATT
It contains:
- a CDS encoding ABC transporter ATP-binding protein, with protein sequence MNEPLLIASQLSKHFGGIKAVDQAGITVKKNSITGLIGPNGAGKSTFFNLLSNFIPPDSGSVMFDGILTNRLKPHQIAQKGCVRTFQVARVLSRLSVLENMLLGAQQQTGENFIKVWFQQRQIRQQERKNREKALDILNDLGLIAKANDYAGALSGGQRKLLEMARALMAEPKLILLDEPAAGVNPALIEKICQHILNWHSQGISFLIIEHNMDVVMSLCEHIWVLAEGKNLADGTPAEIQNNRAVLEAYLGPQ
- the fmt gene encoding methionyl-tRNA formyltransferase, yielding MRLVFFGTPQFAVPSLEALLQHQDLEVIAVVTQPDKRRGRGSQLTPSPVKQVAIAHNLPVWQPKRLKKDTDTLVKLQQVAADCFVVVAYGQILSQQVLSVPKFGCVNVHGSILPKYRGAAPIQWSIYHGDRQTGITTMLMDKGMDTGPMLLKSYLDIGLLDNAHQLAHTLANQGAELLLVTLLKLEEITPIPQDETQASYAPLLEKSDYLLDWQRSAIALHNQIRAFFPNCFTSWRNQELKITASIPLEGDLPPEISYLPSQYANTDNEIGAIVALVKNFGPIMQTRSGLLLLTQLQLAGKRSQSGWDFINGTRLQVGEKLI